The nucleotide window ATGACAATGCTATTAATTTGAAAAACAGGACGCACCAAATAAGCGCCGACTCCTAATGAGGATCGACCTCCACAAGACAAAGACACTCTCAACATATTTGTTGAGGTTTAAGTCTTAGGACTGATCGCAGATTGgccgtacaagaaaaaaaaatgacattGCTGTTTTTAACTGAGTTCTGTATTATGTACTGGATAGTGTTAAAATTGAGAATTGACTAATGGATatacaaaaaattgtatttttagggGTCAATATAGTAGTGGCTACTCCAGGCAGGTTGTTTGATCACATGAGAACTAAGGAGTTTGATTACAGACAGGTGAATTGTCTCATATTAGATGAGGCTGACAAAATTTTCCAATATGGTTTTGAAGAGGACCTGAAGCAAATTATTAGTCGCCTTCCAAGTAAGTGTACTATACTATTTGCAATTTATATTTGAATGGGATTATAGtgattttcagatagcatgagtatggtgacagtttgtttcactcttgaaagtttgccacaaTTCATTATTCAGTGGTATGCagtatgaacgtcataaggcaactgtcactgtacatgccatgctatctgaaaaacacttttattGACTTAAAGTGTGCCAAACTTAGGTTAACACTggagtaataaaaaataaaattgaaataaaaagtaaagcCTGCTTTATACTGTATATGTCTGAAAATAtgtttcatgaaaaaaaaaattatttcatacattaatatcataattagaaacaataaaaacttgTATCATAATACAAGTTTCAAAGTAACAGATGtatgtctatattttatagAGAACAGACAAACCATGCTATTCAGTGCAACACAATCGGAGACAACTGAAGCATTAATCAGGTCTGCTATGAAGGAGAGTGTGCAGTCAATCAACACAAATGAAGACAATGATAGGGCTACTGTTGAAGGACTTAAACAGGGGTGAGAAACATTTTCCAGAccataaaaacatatttaatcaaaactatcacattaataatattaagcgGTGcacaaaaatgtttaattaaggCAGACATTATTAtcaaactcgatgtaaactttcaactaccctaccctacccttaccctacccctagcttaccctaccctactctactcctaccctacactacctaCTATTTACGTATATATCTACGTCGgtcggttcagccgttcacACGTGATGGCGTGATCAAGGATGGagtcatttttatattattaaatataaattgttcatgttttgggttatattttagtaatttgatatttatataaaccacgcgaaattataattataagtaaaggggtaaaaagtttacatcgattttcatgcAAAgccgcggtcgtccgctagttcaataataaataactaactaaactgTTTTATATTTCAGATATGTAATATGTGAGACTGAATTCCGTCTTCATTGGTTGCACAAACTGCTAAAGAAGACACAGAACAGCAAGATCATGGTTTTCTTTTCAAGTTGCAAATCTGTGGAGTTCCATCACGAATTTCTGAGTAACTACTGCAATATGCCAGTACTGTGTATTCATGTAAGTATCACTTTAAGGCTGTACGTCCACTAAAGCGGAGCGAGCCAGCGGAGCGGAGaagactgcagtcgactgcggtcgtcgagAGAGTTGCCGCTTGTGTAAATGAAAcctaatgcggagcggagttatGTACTGTGTCTGTCCACCGGAGAAGAGCGTGGCTGTGGAGCGAAGTTAGAAAGTAATGCGGAGCCGAGTTGATCGTGATTCCCCACTCCGCTTACCTTTTaaccttatttttatataaatttttagacTAGCTTGCAAGTTTCTGTCCACTGGAGAGGAGCGGAGAtctgtgcaatcctattggttaatatttctccgtttctcggctctgCCTCGCTCCTCTTCTGTGGATTGGTAATTTAATTCACAATGTATagcaaaaatcagatctttaaaatcttagttacaacagcattgaaaaaactgattcaagaaagaaaaatttgagaaatcaaaaaaaaaaaatataacgtggTGACCCtagggatttgtggaaaactcttcaaattagttttagataattaggtggtgtatctcaTTTTcgtattatccattaattacaagacaccctgtatatactgTGTACGTATTTACTCAAAATGGCAAAGGTAAAGTCTACTATTATTTTAGGGAAAAATGAACCAAGCAGATAGAACGTCCACAATAAACAGTTTTTACAATGCGGACAAGATGGCGTTGTTCTGTACTGACTTGGCCGCGAGAGGATTGGACATACCGGCCGTGGATTGGATCGTACAGTTTGATCCACCCTCTGATGCTAATGTAAGTGACATCGTCATCATTGgtcttttgttaatttttaggtTACTTCTTAAGTAAATAACAGAACCCTTTTCTCTTATTGTTGTCTCTCTGTCTTTATCACGGGAACGCGTGGTGGTGTttagttgaaatattaaaaccttatttaaataaaaattttaataaaaaaaattcaaccgacttccaactcaaaaattaactttaactaaaaactaCTTGCTACCTTcggatcagtttgaaggcggtgccaagccagtgatgttttaattaaacacgtttaaactacaaaatttctgtggttctttcagaaacagctttaattaaaacacgacactggcttggcaccgccttcaaaaaaaaaaacaaaacatacatacagccgaacgtacaacctcctcctttttggaagtcggttaaaaagtagcgcACGTGCCTTGGAGGGGACCTGTATCAAATATACTTGGGGGTCCCAACAAATGAAAGGTaaagattaaattaataaaaatgctcgtttaaaataaatatgacagtgacttaacatTAGTTGGATGTTTTCATCTATTGGTCgcacttttttaacttttgtcatttctgaagtgaaaactgcggttatgtttatatgtatatgtttttttatgtgagATTAtgaattacattttactaatttttgttttcacacATAGAGGCCCCTGGACtggggactgggacaactctgcCGCTATtagacgacattttgtctatttatctttaaTTGCTCCCAAGTTAGCATTACAGGTTATTATGCCTTCTGAACTGATGGTTGTgtttctacaaatagtcaaacttgtttttttttaatactttacaagttagcctttggctacaatctcacctgatggtaaatgatgatgaaaacttgTTTGTgtccctttcggtatctacacgacatcgtaccggaacgttaaatcgcttggcggcacgtctttgccggtagggtggtaattagctacggccaaagcctcccaccagccagacctggactaattaagaaaacctcaatcagcctacctggggatcgaacccagaaactTGATGTCTCAAAAGTGTGTGTAAACGAAGCttaataaattctaataaactaattttgtaATTTCCAGGAATACATTCACAGAGTGGGCAGAACAGCGCGGGGTCTGGGCGCGGAAGGTCGAGCGGTTCTCTTGCTCCGGCCCGAAGAGAAGGGGTTCCTCGACTACTTGCAACACGCCAGAATATACCTCGACAAGTACGAGCTGTGGGATCGATACACAGATTTGAAGCTGAAGGTACATCCCccctagctaagtggcacgttgattctctttctatgatcgctaacgcttcgaaaactagaaagatgtataggaatggcagatcttgatcacgtgacctgtcaatagcaaatgtcattcccatagcCGTGATAGCACGGTAGATATATAAGTTTACTGTGGTGATAGCCTAATggatattcaaaaaaattcaaaattcatttatttcaagtaggctcagtttataagcacttttgacacgtcagttgactatttataaagattctaccaccggttcggaaggcaggttctgctgagaagataccggcaagaaactcaatagttgctcttttgaaaaagtcatgcagtaatatattttacaattgataacaattaaattacaatttcttatagttttatttcctgtgtgaaggtggaagttgatccaatgacctccaagcacctttatcgttaaggaactcatcaatagtgtagtaacctcgactaagtaaatgtttttaaacacattgcttaaagttttgcattggcaagtccatcacagtcttggggatcttgttatagaagagtacacccaaacccacaaaagattttttaactctttggatatgacctctgcctccgatttcggagggtatgggtttgaatccggtccggagcatgcacctccaactcagttgtgtgcattgtaagaaattaaatatgacgtgtctcaaatggtgaaggaaaaacttgcataccagagaattttcttaattttctggtgtgtgaagtctgccaatccgcattgggccagtgtggtggacaatttggcctaacccctctcattatgagaggagattcgagctcagcagtgagccgaatatgggttgataatgatattgattaccattaggtgagattgtagtcaagggctaacttgtaatagtaaaaaaattaattctttttttgaaatttgattACAGATGAACAAAGCCATGGAGGATCCTGAATTCAACAAATTAGCGATTGAAGCATTCGAAGGTTACATTCGTGCGTTGGAAGTGAAGAAGTTGAAGCATGTGTTCAACTTGCTCGACATGGACTTAGACGGCGTCGCTCGCTCCTTCGGTCTAGACCAGAAACCTGATGTAGATATACGTAAGTATTTGACCAACGAACCATTGATAACgggtattttgtatttaaagtgGCAATGTAAGGGTTACATTGAATAATCCATGGACGTGAAATCTCGTCTCAATAGTAGGaataaaattcaaaactcatttatttcaatttggcttagtttacaagcactttaaaaGGTCAAGATTAGGTATGtcatagtcgaaaacttaaaattaaagttacgagggctccaaacgcaccttggtccgGGAAGAGAATATGACCCCACACTGGAAAACGTGCAGTGTCGGTCGATCCCCGAGGTGGAGCAACATCGTTGGATGCAGGCAACTTAAGTCCAATTGTGGAGATCCATAATCTGatctatataatatacctactcgtataggtatataaatgaatcttgaatcttcctaagcgcaaatctcgagaacggctgtaccgatttcgctaattcttttttttagaatacttcCTTGAAGTACTAGGATGATTCTTACAgagagaaaattttaaaaagattaaaacAAATCTTCTATACAAAAATTATCTTAAATCTTCCCAAGCGCAAATCTTGAGAAAGCCTGTACCGATtttgctaattctttttttagaatactccCTTGAAGTACGAGGATGGTCCTTACGgagtttttttagggtagggtagaggtagggaagaaatgcacaaaagtcaaagcaaagcttcaCCGGGTCCGATAGTGATAATATACAGaagagatgtttttttttgtctttggcTAGATACCTATGACCTTATTCCAACATGCAAGTAGGTAGAAAATCGATAATAACCTCATGAATGTTTTCAGGTGTTGGTTTCAGTAAAAAGCATAGACCGAGAAAGAGGATGGCCGCGTTACTAGCAAATAAAGGCACGGCACCAACAAAACaatgtaaaacttaaataatttattgtaataagtgtaaataaatgtatcatagttacaaaataaatgttaagtattatttacacgttatttttatttatgtctatGTAactgcctttgaagattttagATAACTAATATGACTAGATatgtcgaaaaaaaaaatttaaaaaaaaggaaaaaaaatggtGATTGATTTTTAACTAAGTATATACAATGAGTAGTAAATATGTTAAATGATCCATAAAATAGATTATACAAAATAGTTTTACATGAAACACATTTCGCAATGAGTAAATAGTATGTAATAGTAGCTACACATTTTGCCGTACTACTTAATATATAGGAACTTTACACTTTCTATGAACTAAAATGTCCAAATAATACTGTATCTATCTGTCCAAATAGTACTGCTATCGTATTATTTGTGTTTGCACTTTGTGCAAAACTCATTTTTCAATTTGGCGTGTCCAATTCAATTCTCAATATGATAGTCTGATGGACTACGAACCTAGCTTAGATatcttgttttttattctttacaagttagcccttgactacaatctcacctgatggtaagtgatgttgcaatctaagatggaagcgggctaacttgttaggaggatgaaaatccacatctcttccggtttctacacgacatcgtactggaacgctaaattgcttggcggtacgtctttgtcggtagtgtggtaactgaccacggccgaagtctcccaccagccagagctggaccacttaagaaaaccttaatcggtccagccgggggatcgaacccaggactggTCTTGTAAATCCGTCTTATTTTATGAACATCAAAAGATTGTGATTCTCCTaccatattaaatttaatataaataaataaatgatagaaaatatgtGAATAGGTTGTTGCCTAGCAAAATTGTGCCCGGTGACTATCAAatgattaaatttttcattaaatttatttaatctactaccctctttgcttaattaataaaaatgatagactagttaaaataatatacccaacagaattgaaaatgtaaaggttgcctgctttaaCAGTGCAACTTTGTGGTtcccagatataaacagttaattaattttatacaaataccctcatcagttatttagtcgtctaatatgtcaaatggaagcttattttatgcttaaatttactgtattaagttgcctttggTATAGTTCTGGGTTTCCTAGATTTtctatgaaaaatgtgtttgacCGCAATTTagctaggcaacctatttgcaatttgtcactgtaatattatataccATTTATCACTTAAAATAACATGATGGTATACACCTCTAAAGCCAGATCTTAAACCATAAACAGACTTTCGAAAGTGGACAAATTATAGTTATAAGGGAAATTACCGCATTTTACAATTTCATTTGCAGTTGCaagcagtggtggatttaccaatAGGCGAAGTATCCTGGAGCCTGGGACGGTAGATTTTAGGGGGTggcaaatttgacccaaaaaacTTTCTCATCTacagataaaaagaaaatgtaaccataatttaaatattttagtccAGTACATCCTGTACAGGATGCTTgcaattttgttaataaaatttaaggtacttaattgtatttattgcaAACTAGGATACCTATCGAATTTTAGAGTTCAGTAggtgaaaaaatttaatagcctATTGGCGGCAAATTTccaaatccgccactggttgCAAGTCCAATAagctacaaaattaaatatagagaTTCTACTTTAAGGTTTGGATTTGGTAGTAAGATATACCGACGGTGTTTTTGTGTGAAACTAGAGAGTAagcaaaacataaatatttatagataagtTATAATCCACgtacttcccgttcccgttggaatacggggaaaaaTCTATGTTACTCTCTgctaatgtagctttccattgttgaaattttaaatcgaTCCACTAGTTTCAGAGactattaaaaataagcaaaaaatcttCCTTCCTCTTCAAATTTTCGCATAGATAATCTGTCAAGAGTTGATGCTAAGCTTTTTGGTAAACGGTTTTCTATATGATAAGTCCCCTCCCTGTatcaaattgaaaatatttgaacAATGAGTTTCTGTTGTGCTAACACTCCCtaagtttacacacacaaacactaTCTATCACCTTATACATTCAAATCCAAAACTTACTGAGATAGAATAACCATATTCTAATTATTTTGGACTCCGtccatttcaaaaattttattctTCAACAATTTCTCATAGCAATCTTCGTGGTTGTGTTTATGGTTGACAGCATAGATCATGTGGTCTATGGTCTCAACTGTCGCTGGACACCTGTTCAGAGAGAAGTACTGTACGCATCGCCACGACGTTTTGCCGTGCGTGGTAGAATGCTTGGTGTACACGAAGTTCATATAGACTAGTTGTTTATGCCCTTTCCTACTGTAGATATACTTGTAACGGACTGGTAACTGAGACTCGCATGTGCCGTTCATAACCAGCGATAGAGCATCTGGAATagaacacaaaaatataaatcgttaTTTTTGTACGAATAGTAGAAAAACAAATCACATAATCGAGTCATCTTCCGCGCATTACAGGGGTGAGGGGtatgattatataattaaaaatgcctACCTACCAGCAGCGAGGAGTCTAAATAACCCGATTCCTAGcggcttaccttttaaaaatccatacatactcAAATATGttcatagttataatttatttaatacgctCGAAATAGGTATACCCATAATATTACCACATTTTTACAATCTTTACAATAAACGCCTGCGTGCATAATAAAAACACATGACCGGGTTACCTATTACAACATTTCAGCCTTCGCCACTACTACGTCATTCTCCACACCTCTGTAGGACTtcttgtattataaaaaaagcatgactcgaattgagaacgtcctcctttttttgaagtcggataaaaaaaaaagttcacttCAAGTCGacttttgactatttgtaggaACTTTCCATTGGTTTGGAAAACAAGTTTCTTATTAgtctgatgtgccgcatacaaaatgtatgacgacgattctgttctgatgcgtcacgacaaatataaatccggcttgaGAGGTGAGGGATATGACGACAGAGGGGCAGAGAGGTGCGGGACGCAATACGCGTGCctattatgaatgaatgaagaacAGTCGCTCTCACCCGCACCTCTGAGACTTCTTACAGACAAACCACATAGCATAGTCCTCTCCCTCGCGGTATAGGGATAAGATGTATACCATCAGTGGCGTgaataaggttgtcgatcagggtatgcactagtaaggaAAATCAGGCATACTCGGAAAATTGgcatttaataagcattaagaaaaatctcttagagtatgcagtacttttatgcatgtatgaagtgcacgccgctGATAACTATAGTGGTGAGAGGACCACTCTTTCCATACGGTTGTGTTGCCACACCTGGCAAACTGGCAACACAACCCTATGGGAactaatgaataaattatttgacaGGATTAAAGAAAAGGTCACAGGATGAATTACATTTGAAAAAACCGTGCGAAGCCACAGACaaagctagtataaaataaataacaagtaatATTTGTATACATGATTTAATATGGATAAAAAAACACTCAAGTGTAGTGGGTTAAAAATTCGCACAcgcaatacaaaaatattttttcatttaaaaaacatacattatcattatcaatcatGCTTTAAGGACCTTATCaactaaaatatctaaaaatcgAATGTTTTATCACGTTTAggaatgtaaatataatttcaatttttaaaatcaccaATACAAAATAGAGATCACTAAATACAATAAGTCATAGGTAAGACGAAAGGttgtgttttatatattatgtacttagatAATTTTGTTCTACAAAATAggatttcacatttttttacagCATATAATAATATCTTCATACTTGATATTCgattagttaaaatataattaaataaaatattatataaggtATTAATGCACTTGTATTTCAAGACCCAAAATTCATTTCAAACCCCAAACTCAACTTGGgataaattcatttataattGACATTCAATTCAGAATTCAGAATTTAGGTACGACTTATAAAATTATGAGCATTACatccattttcttttatttaaaattattttacatcaaTGAAcctgcattttgtattttaatattataaaaaatagtattgCAATAAATACAATGGACAACACAACCTTATATTTGAGTACCTTACGTAATAATCCcttattaaatacaataaatagacTAGAACATGAGCAATCAAGTCTTTTGAATAATATGGCATAGGATTGATGGCACAAAATATTCACAGAGTTAGGCCTGcaggcctagcatgcgaccaccGACATATTATtgtcgtgaagagaaatagacaaaatgacGACTAATGGCGGCAGAGTTCCCCCAGTCCCATCTCATTCGTCTCTATTGGTTGTTTGTtcatttctcttcacgagataaatcgttggtcgcatgttaggttTACTGAATCACATTTATCGGCATATTGGATGCATCATCTTTAAGCA belongs to Bicyclus anynana chromosome 10, ilBicAnyn1.1, whole genome shotgun sequence and includes:
- the LOC112042981 gene encoding probable ATP-dependent RNA helicase pitchoune isoform X1; translation: MEGKIKNPKFKEFKDKISKASLIAIKNMGFKQMTDIQSEVLPKALNGDDVVATAKTGSGKTLAFLIPAVESVVKALADSKQGTLCIIISPTRELATQTYTVLQDIIYPHHESITATLVIGGENRKMQSAALAEGVNIVVATPGRLFDHMRTKEFDYRQVNCLILDEADKIFQYGFEEDLKQIISRLPKNRQTMLFSATQSETTEALIRSAMKESVQSINTNEDNDRATVEGLKQGYVICETEFRLHWLHKLLKKTQNSKIMVFFSSCKSVEFHHEFLSNYCNMPVLCIHGKMNQADRTSTINSFYNADKMALFCTDLAARGLDIPAVDWIVQFDPPSDANEYIHRVGRTARGLGAEGRAVLLLRPEEKGFLDYLQHARIYLDKYELWDRYTDLKLKMNKAMEDPEFNKLAIEAFEGYIRALEVKKLKHVFNLLDMDLDGVARSFGLDQKPDVDIRVGFSKKHRPRKRMAALLANKGTAPTKQCKT
- the LOC112042981 gene encoding probable ATP-dependent RNA helicase pitchoune isoform X2 — encoded protein: MEGKIKNPKFKEFKDKISKASLIAIKNMGFKQMTDIQSEVLPKALNGDDVVATAKTGSGKTLAFLIPAVESVVKALADSKQGTLCIIISPTRELATQTYTVLQDIIYPHHESITATLVIGGENRKMQSAALAEGVNIVVATPGRLFDHMRTKEFDYRQVNCLILDEADKIFQYGFEEDLKQIISRLPKNRQTMLFSATQSETTEALIRSAMKESVQSINTNEDNDRATVEGLKQGYVICETEFRLHWLHKLLKKTQNSKIMVFFSSCKSVEFHHEFLSNYCNMPVLCIHGKMNQADRTSTINSFYNADKMALFCTDLAARGLDIPAVDWIVQFDPPSDANSGQNSAGSGRGRSSGSLAPARREGVPRLLATRQNIPRQVRAVGSIHRFEAEDEQSHGGS